A region of Planococcus sp. MSAK28401 DNA encodes the following proteins:
- the recG gene encoding ATP-dependent DNA helicase RecG: protein MDNKAPVSSLKGVGKQAAETLRDMKIESLEDLIMTFPYRHEDFQLKDLAETPHNERVTVEGRVENEPSVLFLGKNKSRTTVTVLVGRHLVKAVFFNQHYVKAKLQIGAIVTLTGKWDRGRQLITVSSHSIGPRTDGADFEPVYSLKGSMHQKTFRKLMRQALDATKGGLQDCLPASIREEYQLLPFEQALETVHFPEDAASLKQARRRFVYEELLLFQLKMQALRKKNREAEGGSFIDYDLNRLKAFIEALPFDLTSAQKRVVNEICRDMKEPFRMNRLLQGDVGSGKTVVAAIALYAAVTAGKQGALMAPTEILAEQHANTLEEWFRPFGVSVALLTGSVKGKRRKEVLKRLVDGEIDILIGTHALIQPEVLFKSLGLVITDEQHRFGVDQRRVLKDKALNPDVLFMTATPIPRTLAISAFGEMDVSIIDEMPAGRKEIETYWMKKEMFGKIVGRMEKELLAGRQAYVIAPLIEESETLEYQNAVELYQQLTVYFEGRHTVGLMHGRLHPDEKEQTMREFAEGKIAVLVSTTVVEVGVNVPNASFMLIYDAERFGLSQLHQLRGRVGRGSEQSYCVLLADPKTEIGKERMNSMTETNDGFILAEKDLELRGPGDFFGRKQSGIPEFRMADLVHDYRALEAARKDAEALIASESFWVSDETKCLREMLEESGILEGGRLD, encoded by the coding sequence GTGGACAATAAAGCACCGGTCTCTTCATTGAAGGGGGTCGGGAAGCAAGCGGCTGAAACCTTGCGGGACATGAAGATTGAAAGTCTTGAAGACTTGATCATGACCTTCCCGTATCGCCACGAGGATTTCCAGCTCAAAGATCTGGCTGAAACGCCCCATAATGAACGGGTAACGGTGGAGGGAAGGGTCGAAAATGAGCCTTCCGTCCTTTTTTTAGGAAAAAATAAATCGCGGACGACCGTGACGGTGCTTGTCGGCCGCCATCTCGTCAAAGCGGTATTCTTCAACCAGCATTACGTGAAAGCCAAACTTCAAATAGGCGCGATTGTCACTTTGACCGGCAAATGGGATCGGGGCCGCCAATTGATCACGGTTTCCAGCCATTCGATTGGCCCGCGGACAGATGGCGCGGATTTTGAACCAGTTTACAGCCTGAAAGGTTCTATGCACCAGAAAACGTTCCGCAAGCTCATGCGGCAGGCGCTGGATGCTACAAAAGGCGGCCTTCAGGATTGCCTGCCTGCTTCCATCCGTGAAGAATACCAGCTGCTGCCGTTTGAACAAGCGCTCGAGACTGTCCATTTTCCGGAAGATGCGGCATCGCTCAAGCAGGCACGCCGGCGCTTTGTGTATGAAGAGCTATTGCTGTTTCAATTGAAGATGCAGGCGCTGCGCAAAAAGAACCGGGAAGCGGAGGGCGGGTCGTTCATTGATTACGATTTGAATCGTTTGAAAGCGTTCATCGAGGCCTTGCCGTTCGATTTGACCAGTGCCCAAAAACGCGTCGTCAATGAAATTTGCCGCGACATGAAAGAGCCGTTCCGGATGAACCGCTTATTGCAGGGGGATGTCGGTTCCGGCAAGACCGTCGTCGCCGCGATCGCTTTATATGCCGCCGTTACAGCAGGCAAACAAGGAGCGCTCATGGCACCGACGGAAATCCTTGCTGAGCAGCATGCCAATACGCTCGAGGAATGGTTCCGGCCCTTTGGCGTCAGCGTCGCCTTACTAACAGGATCGGTCAAAGGCAAGAGGCGCAAGGAAGTATTGAAGCGTCTAGTAGACGGCGAAATCGACATTCTGATCGGCACCCATGCTTTGATCCAGCCGGAAGTTTTGTTCAAAAGCCTAGGATTGGTCATCACAGATGAGCAGCATCGCTTCGGCGTGGATCAACGGCGTGTGCTGAAAGATAAAGCCTTGAACCCGGATGTCCTGTTCATGACCGCCACGCCGATTCCGCGTACGCTCGCGATTTCGGCTTTCGGTGAAATGGACGTCTCGATCATCGATGAAATGCCAGCCGGGCGAAAAGAGATCGAAACCTATTGGATGAAAAAAGAAATGTTCGGCAAAATTGTCGGCCGCATGGAAAAAGAACTTCTCGCCGGACGGCAGGCGTATGTCATCGCACCGCTAATCGAAGAATCCGAAACTTTGGAATATCAGAATGCGGTCGAGCTGTACCAGCAATTGACGGTGTATTTCGAAGGCCGCCATACCGTGGGGTTGATGCACGGCCGTCTGCATCCTGACGAAAAAGAGCAAACGATGCGCGAATTTGCGGAAGGAAAGATTGCAGTGCTTGTATCGACGACCGTCGTCGAAGTCGGCGTCAACGTCCCGAATGCTTCGTTCATGCTCATTTATGACGCGGAACGCTTTGGGTTGTCCCAGCTCCATCAATTGCGTGGGCGCGTTGGCCGTGGCAGCGAGCAGTCCTATTGTGTGCTACTGGCGGACCCGAAAACGGAGATTGGCAAAGAGCGCATGAATTCGATGACGGAAACGAACGACGGCTTTATCCTTGCCGAAAAGGATCTGGAGCTGCGCGGCCCTGGCGATTTCTTCGGCCGCAAGCAAAGTGGCATTCCGGAATTCCGCATGGCGGATTTGGTCCATGATTACCGTGCGCTGGAAGCGGCGAGAAAAGACGCGGAAGCATTGATTGCAAGCGAGTCGTTTTGGGTCTCGGATGAAACGAAATGCCTGCGGGAGATGCTTGAAGAGTCCGGCATTCTCGAAGGCGGAAGGCTTGATTAG
- the fabD gene encoding ACP S-malonyltransferase — protein sequence MRKQIAFIYPGQGSQAVGMGESFLEDDKSRQFYESADQVLGMGLSKLMLEGPQEELTLTYHAQPALLTVSSMITERLIRAGIRPDYTAGHSLGEYSALVASNVLEFPKAVEVVHKRGLFMNEAVPAGEGAMAAILGMDADKLEQVTDDATNSAGVVQLANLNCPGQIVISGTKAGVEKACELAKERGAKRAIPLDVSGPFHSELMRSASHDLAKVLSDSFLLNAKVPVVTNFKAEPETNATQLQDMSIHQLYSPVLWEQSVRKMIDLGVTTFVEVGPGKVLSGLVKKIDRSVTVIPVHDLASFEKAVEELTT from the coding sequence ATGAGAAAGCAAATCGCATTTATTTATCCTGGGCAAGGCTCACAGGCAGTGGGCATGGGCGAAAGCTTTCTGGAAGATGACAAGAGCCGCCAATTTTACGAAAGCGCCGACCAAGTGCTTGGGATGGGCTTGTCGAAATTGATGCTCGAAGGCCCGCAGGAAGAATTGACTTTGACTTATCACGCACAGCCGGCGCTTTTGACTGTCAGCTCGATGATCACGGAACGATTGATTCGTGCAGGCATCCGACCGGATTATACAGCGGGGCATAGCCTTGGTGAATACAGTGCCCTCGTCGCATCGAATGTCCTGGAATTTCCAAAAGCGGTGGAAGTGGTCCATAAGCGCGGATTATTCATGAATGAAGCAGTGCCTGCAGGTGAAGGCGCGATGGCCGCCATTCTGGGGATGGACGCAGACAAGCTGGAACAAGTGACGGATGATGCGACCAATAGCGCAGGAGTCGTCCAATTGGCAAACTTGAACTGCCCGGGGCAAATCGTTATTTCCGGAACGAAAGCGGGAGTGGAAAAAGCGTGTGAACTGGCAAAAGAGCGCGGCGCAAAACGTGCCATTCCGCTCGATGTCAGCGGCCCGTTCCATTCGGAATTGATGCGTTCCGCGTCTCATGACTTGGCAAAAGTGCTAAGTGATTCATTTTTGCTTAATGCGAAAGTTCCCGTCGTAACGAATTTCAAGGCCGAGCCGGAAACAAACGCGACGCAATTGCAAGACATGTCGATTCACCAATTGTACTCGCCAGTCCTATGGGAGCAATCGGTGCGGAAGATGATTGACCTTGGCGTCACTACCTTTGTCGAAGTTGGACCTGGCAAAGTGCTGAGCGGCTTGGTGAAAAAAATCGACCGTTCAGTCACAGTGATTCCGGTCCATGACCTGGCGTCATTCGAAAAAGCGGTAGAGGAGTTGACAACATGA
- the rpmB gene encoding 50S ribosomal protein L28: protein MPKVCAVSGRKARAGNSRSHALNSTKRTWGANLQKVRILVDGKPKRVWVSARALKSGKVERV from the coding sequence ATGCCAAAAGTATGTGCAGTATCTGGACGTAAAGCTCGTGCAGGAAACAGCCGTTCACACGCGTTGAACTCGACAAAACGTACATGGGGAGCAAACCTTCAAAAAGTTCGCATCCTTGTAGACGGCAAGCCGAAACGTGTATGGGTTTCCGCGAGAGCATTGAAATCAGGAAAAGTTGAGCGCGTCTAA
- a CDS encoding DAK2 domain-containing protein produces the protein MKSLNGVKFAEMVQMGSHHLYQNADYVDALNVFPVPDGDTGTNMNLSMTSGAKETETHAQEHIGKTASALSKGLLMGARGNSGVILSQLFRGFGKFIADEQELSAKKLAEALQHGVETAYKAVMKPVEGTILTVAKDAAAKGMSLADNEEDIIVLFEAVVIEAQASLERTPDLLPVLKEVGVVDSGGQGLVYVYEGFLASLKGEALPEKHVDNSMDELVSAEHHKNIAGFMNTEDIEFGYCTEFMVKFEDGKRSFNEAAFRTDLSAYGDSLLVISDEEIAKIHIHSEEPGKVLTYGQEYGSLISMKIENMRQQHTDIVGEGHKKTAAVEEAKHPYAIVTVAMGEGVAELLRSIGASYVIEGGQTMNPSTEDIVNAVRSIGAERVLILPNNKNIIMAAEQAAELLDIEAAVVPTKDVPQGMSALLAFNPEAAVADNQQAMGDAIKHVKSGSVTFAVRDTSIDGVSIKKDDFMGISEGKIVVSDESLEKVTEELCKTLVDADAEIVTILFGEDVSEADAEKLGAFIETLNGDVEVEIHNGKQPLYPYILAVE, from the coding sequence ATGAAGTCATTAAACGGAGTGAAATTCGCTGAAATGGTTCAGATGGGTTCGCATCATCTATACCAAAACGCGGATTATGTGGATGCATTGAACGTCTTCCCGGTGCCGGACGGCGATACTGGGACAAACATGAATTTATCGATGACATCCGGTGCAAAAGAGACAGAAACCCATGCACAAGAACATATCGGGAAAACAGCAAGCGCTTTATCGAAAGGCCTCCTGATGGGAGCACGCGGCAACTCGGGCGTCATTTTGTCCCAATTGTTCCGTGGATTCGGCAAATTCATCGCTGATGAGCAGGAACTATCTGCAAAAAAATTGGCAGAAGCTTTGCAACATGGCGTCGAGACCGCCTACAAAGCTGTCATGAAACCGGTTGAAGGTACCATTCTGACAGTCGCCAAAGATGCCGCAGCAAAAGGCATGAGCCTGGCAGACAATGAAGAAGACATTATCGTGCTGTTCGAAGCGGTCGTTATTGAAGCGCAAGCATCGCTTGAGAGAACACCGGACCTATTGCCGGTACTGAAAGAAGTTGGCGTCGTTGACAGCGGCGGACAAGGGCTTGTCTATGTCTATGAAGGCTTCCTTGCTTCATTGAAAGGCGAAGCATTGCCAGAGAAGCATGTCGATAATTCGATGGATGAACTGGTCAGTGCTGAGCACCATAAGAACATTGCCGGTTTCATGAACACGGAAGATATCGAATTTGGCTATTGCACAGAATTTATGGTCAAATTCGAAGATGGCAAACGCTCATTCAATGAAGCAGCGTTCCGGACAGATTTGAGCGCTTACGGCGATTCCCTTCTGGTCATTTCAGATGAAGAGATCGCGAAAATCCATATCCACTCCGAAGAGCCGGGGAAAGTCCTTACATACGGCCAGGAATACGGAAGTCTGATCAGCATGAAGATCGAAAACATGCGCCAGCAGCATACCGATATTGTCGGCGAAGGCCATAAAAAGACCGCTGCAGTTGAAGAAGCCAAGCATCCATATGCAATCGTCACGGTAGCGATGGGCGAAGGCGTAGCGGAATTGCTTCGGTCAATCGGCGCGTCTTACGTTATCGAAGGCGGCCAGACGATGAACCCATCAACGGAAGATATTGTCAATGCCGTTCGTTCGATCGGCGCAGAGCGCGTGCTGATCTTGCCGAACAATAAAAACATCATCATGGCGGCGGAACAAGCGGCAGAGCTCCTTGATATCGAAGCGGCTGTCGTGCCGACAAAAGATGTCCCGCAAGGCATGTCAGCTCTTCTCGCTTTCAATCCGGAAGCGGCTGTCGCGGACAACCAACAAGCGATGGGGGATGCAATCAAGCACGTCAAGTCAGGGTCGGTCACTTTTGCGGTGCGCGATACATCGATTGACGGCGTCTCCATCAAAAAAGACGATTTCATGGGAATTTCAGAAGGCAAGATCGTCGTGTCGGATGAAAGCCTTGAAAAAGTCACAGAAGAATTATGCAAAACGCTGGTCGATGCGGATGCAGAGATCGTCACGATTCTCTTCGGTGAGGATGTCAGTGAAGCGGATGCCGAAAAGCTCGGCGCGTTCATCGAAACATTGAATGGCGACGTCGAAGTGGAAATCCACAACGGCAAACAGCCGCTCTATCCATATATTCTCGCAGTTGAATAA
- the fabG gene encoding 3-oxoacyl-[acyl-carrier-protein] reductase, producing MSKLTGKTAIVTGASRGIGAAIARRFAEEGANIVVNYSGSQDKAEAVVAEIEQAGGKAIAVKANVADADAVKALADAAMKEFGSIDILINNAGITRDNLMMRMKEDEWDDVINTNLKGVFLCTKAVTRQMMKQRAGRIVNIASIVGVMGNAGQANYVAAKAGVIGLTKTTARELASRGITANAVAPGFITTDMTEKLGDDVQSTMLAQIPLARFGAPEDVANAALFLASDEASYVTGQTLHLDGGMVM from the coding sequence ATGAGCAAATTAACTGGAAAAACAGCCATCGTTACAGGGGCATCGCGAGGTATTGGCGCTGCCATTGCCCGGCGCTTTGCTGAAGAAGGCGCAAATATCGTCGTCAATTACAGCGGCAGCCAGGACAAAGCGGAAGCCGTCGTAGCTGAGATCGAACAAGCGGGTGGCAAAGCCATTGCCGTCAAAGCCAATGTCGCAGATGCCGATGCAGTGAAAGCGCTGGCGGATGCAGCGATGAAGGAATTCGGCTCGATCGACATCCTCATCAATAATGCCGGCATCACGCGTGATAATTTGATGATGCGCATGAAAGAAGACGAATGGGACGATGTGATCAATACGAACTTGAAAGGCGTTTTCCTGTGCACGAAAGCTGTGACACGCCAAATGATGAAACAGCGTGCGGGGCGCATCGTCAATATCGCCTCGATCGTCGGCGTCATGGGCAATGCAGGACAAGCGAATTACGTAGCAGCGAAAGCGGGCGTCATCGGTTTGACGAAGACGACAGCGAGAGAACTTGCGAGCCGCGGAATTACCGCTAACGCAGTCGCTCCTGGGTTTATTACAACTGATATGACAGAAAAGCTCGGCGACGACGTACAATCGACCATGCTTGCCCAGATTCCGCTTGCCCGTTTCGGGGCGCCTGAAGATGTAGCGAATGCGGCATTGTTCTTGGCTTCGGACGAAGCAAGTTATGTAACCGGCCAGACTTTACATTTGGACGGCGGCATGGTCATGTAG
- the sdaAB gene encoding L-serine ammonia-lyase, iron-sulfur-dependent subunit beta, whose translation MKFKSVFDIIGPVMIGPSSSHTAGAARIGRVARDLFGRQPAWAKIHLYGSFAETYKGHSTDVAIVGGLLDYDTFDERIKTAFEEAEKLGMSYEFIPETGNVDHPNTARIVIGDEKSEMSMMGISIGGGKIEITELNGFPLRLSGNHPAILVVHDDRSGCIANVANCLYKYDINIGHMEVSRKERGDMALMVIEVDQTVDVDVMGELRELPNITQVTRIAD comes from the coding sequence ATGAAGTTCAAATCTGTTTTTGATATAATCGGCCCGGTAATGATCGGGCCATCATCTTCGCACACGGCGGGGGCCGCACGCATCGGAAGGGTAGCGAGGGATTTGTTTGGCAGGCAGCCGGCGTGGGCGAAGATCCATTTATACGGATCTTTCGCAGAAACTTATAAAGGGCATTCGACCGATGTGGCGATTGTCGGCGGCTTACTAGATTACGATACATTCGACGAGCGCATCAAAACCGCTTTTGAAGAAGCGGAAAAGCTCGGCATGAGCTATGAGTTCATTCCGGAAACGGGGAATGTCGATCATCCGAATACCGCGCGCATCGTCATCGGGGATGAAAAATCCGAAATGTCGATGATGGGAATTTCCATCGGCGGAGGCAAAATCGAAATTACGGAACTGAACGGGTTCCCGCTCAGGCTATCCGGCAATCACCCGGCGATCCTCGTCGTCCACGACGACCGCTCGGGCTGTATCGCAAACGTAGCGAATTGTTTATATAAATACGACATCAACATCGGCCATATGGAAGTATCTCGCAAAGAGCGTGGAGACATGGCGTTGATGGTCATCGAAGTCGATCAGACGGTAGATGTAGATGTAATGGGCGAATTGCGCGAGTTGCCAAATATTACGCAAGTCACACGCATCGCCGACTAA
- a CDS encoding Asp23/Gls24 family envelope stress response protein has product MSIELNNEYGQIDISNDVIAQIAGGAAIECYGIVGMATKHQIRDGLTDILRKENFAKGVLVRQEDGDLVIDMYVIISYGTKISEVAYQVQSKVKYTITKTLGMPVSAVNIYVQGVRVTNP; this is encoded by the coding sequence ATGTCGATTGAGTTAAATAATGAATATGGTCAAATCGATATTTCCAATGATGTGATAGCCCAAATAGCCGGCGGCGCTGCAATCGAATGCTACGGCATCGTAGGGATGGCAACCAAACACCAGATCCGCGATGGCCTCACGGATATCCTCCGCAAAGAAAACTTTGCCAAAGGGGTCCTTGTGCGCCAGGAAGATGGCGATTTGGTCATTGATATGTATGTAATCATCAGCTACGGAACGAAAATTTCGGAAGTGGCGTATCAAGTCCAATCCAAAGTGAAATATACAATTACAAAAACATTGGGCATGCCGGTTAGTGCGGTAAACATTTATGTCCAGGGCGTTCGTGTGACGAACCCGTAA
- the plsX gene encoding phosphate acyltransferase PlsX, which translates to MKIAIDAMGGDNAPKEIIEGVKQALEAFGDVEILLYGQQDKIDEYIKPQDRLTITHCAEVIESEDDPVRSVRRKKDASMVRMAEAVKEGTADAAVSAGNTGALMSAGLFIVGRIDGVDRPALAPTLPTMDGKGFLMLDLGANADAKPEHLVQYAIMGSIYAEKVRGISNPTVGLLNIGTEEKKGNELTKAAFPLLKEAPVNFIGNVESRDLLNGAADVVVTDGFTGNMVLKTIEGTAMNVFSMIKDVFMASTKTKIAAMLVKNDLSALKGMLDYSEYGGAGLFGLKAPVIKAHGSSNGTAFYNAIRQARTMVEHDVAGKIYSTLKEEQSS; encoded by the coding sequence GTGAAAATAGCGATTGATGCAATGGGCGGGGACAACGCCCCGAAAGAAATTATCGAAGGTGTCAAACAAGCACTCGAAGCATTTGGCGACGTGGAGATTTTGCTTTACGGGCAACAGGACAAAATTGACGAATACATAAAACCGCAAGACCGTTTGACCATTACCCATTGCGCTGAAGTGATCGAATCGGAAGACGATCCGGTCCGTTCGGTGCGACGCAAAAAAGATGCATCGATGGTCCGTATGGCTGAAGCGGTCAAAGAAGGAACCGCGGACGCGGCAGTATCCGCAGGCAATACAGGAGCCCTTATGTCAGCGGGTTTGTTTATCGTCGGACGTATCGACGGTGTCGACCGCCCGGCGCTGGCACCGACTTTGCCGACGATGGACGGAAAAGGCTTTCTTATGCTGGATCTCGGTGCCAATGCCGATGCTAAGCCGGAGCACCTTGTGCAATACGCTATCATGGGCAGCATCTATGCCGAAAAAGTGAGAGGTATCAGCAATCCGACTGTCGGCTTGCTGAATATCGGGACAGAAGAGAAAAAAGGCAATGAACTGACGAAAGCGGCATTTCCGCTGCTTAAAGAAGCACCTGTTAACTTCATTGGAAATGTGGAGTCGCGTGATTTGCTGAACGGTGCTGCTGATGTAGTCGTCACTGACGGCTTTACCGGCAATATGGTCTTAAAGACGATCGAAGGGACTGCGATGAATGTATTCTCGATGATCAAAGATGTTTTTATGGCTTCAACTAAAACTAAAATAGCGGCAATGCTCGTGAAAAATGATTTGAGTGCGTTAAAAGGCATGCTGGATTACAGCGAGTACGGCGGTGCAGGATTATTCGGGCTGAAGGCGCCGGTCATCAAAGCGCACGGTTCATCCAACGGCACCGCATTTTATAACGCCATCCGCCAGGCGCGCACAATGGTCGAGCACGATGTGGCCGGCAAGATTTACAGTACCTTGAAGGAGGAACAATCGTCATGA
- the sdaAA gene encoding L-serine ammonia-lyase, iron-sulfur-dependent, subunit alpha, producing the protein MDVLFRNVRELVERAEKEGKLISEIMIEQEMLITDRSREDIMQQMERNLTVMEEAVEKGLQGVHSVSGLTGGDAVLLQKYMQQGNSLSGDLLLDAVSKAVATNEVNAAMGTICATPTAGSAGVVPGTLFAVKNKLNPTREQMIRYLFTSGAFGFVVANNASISGAAGGCQAEVGSAAAMASAAIIEMAGGTPQQSSEAFAITLKNMLGLVCDPVAGLVEVPCVKRNAMGASNAVVAADMALAGVTSRIPCDEVISAMFEIGQAMPSAFRETAKGGLAATPTGKWLESKIFGGSVVGSGQ; encoded by the coding sequence ATGGATGTTCTATTCCGAAATGTAAGGGAGCTCGTCGAACGGGCAGAGAAAGAAGGCAAGCTCATTTCCGAGATCATGATCGAACAGGAGATGCTCATCACAGACCGTTCGCGGGAAGATATTATGCAGCAAATGGAGCGCAATTTGACTGTCATGGAAGAAGCGGTCGAAAAAGGCTTGCAAGGCGTTCATTCCGTTTCCGGCTTGACTGGTGGCGACGCGGTGCTGCTTCAAAAATACATGCAGCAAGGCAATAGCCTGTCCGGAGATCTGCTGCTTGATGCCGTCAGCAAAGCTGTCGCGACCAATGAAGTGAACGCGGCGATGGGCACGATCTGCGCGACGCCGACTGCAGGATCCGCAGGGGTTGTCCCGGGTACTTTGTTTGCCGTGAAGAATAAATTGAACCCGACGCGTGAACAGATGATTCGTTACCTGTTCACATCCGGTGCTTTCGGCTTTGTCGTGGCCAATAACGCCTCGATTTCCGGAGCAGCTGGTGGATGCCAGGCGGAAGTCGGCTCTGCAGCGGCGATGGCTTCTGCTGCCATCATTGAAATGGCCGGCGGCACGCCTCAGCAAAGTTCTGAAGCTTTTGCCATTACCTTGAAGAATATGCTCGGTCTAGTCTGCGACCCTGTGGCGGGGCTCGTGGAAGTGCCATGCGTGAAGCGCAATGCAATGGGTGCATCCAATGCGGTTGTCGCTGCCGATATGGCGCTCGCTGGCGTGACCAGCCGCATCCCGTGCGACGAAGTCATCAGCGCGATGTTCGAAATCGGGCAAGCGATGCCTAGTGCGTTCCGCGAAACGGCAAAAGGCGGATTGGCTGCGACACCTACCGGCAAATGGCTAGAATCAAAAATCTTCGGCGGGTCGGTAGTCGGCAGTGGACAATAA
- a CDS encoding acyl carrier protein — protein sequence MSTVLERVTKVIVDRLGVEESEVKPEASFTNDLGADSLDVVELVMELEDEFDMEISDEDAEGMSTVGDAVTYIEKKQA from the coding sequence TTGTCAACAGTATTGGAGCGAGTAACCAAAGTAATCGTAGATCGTCTTGGTGTGGAAGAGAGCGAAGTGAAACCTGAAGCATCTTTCACAAACGACCTTGGAGCGGACTCATTGGATGTAGTTGAATTGGTCATGGAGCTAGAAGACGAATTCGACATGGAAATTTCCGATGAAGATGCAGAAGGAATGTCAACAGTAGGCGACGCAGTAACTTACATCGAAAAAAAACAAGCTTAA
- the fapR gene encoding transcription factor FapR produces MRKPKKERQAALKSSIKDNPFVTDEELSAEFGVSVQTIRLDRMELSIPELRERIKHVAEKTFDDEVKSLPIDEVIGEIIDIELDNKAISIFDVKPEHVFQRNRIARGHHLFAQANSLAVAVMNEELALTVKSELQFLKPVKAGQRVVAKAQVTDRQPQKHRAFVKVVSTVDQAVVFIGTFEMYRMTEQSEGDNS; encoded by the coding sequence GTGAGAAAACCTAAAAAAGAGCGGCAGGCTGCGCTGAAATCCTCTATCAAAGACAATCCGTTTGTGACCGATGAAGAATTGTCGGCGGAGTTCGGGGTCAGTGTCCAGACCATCCGTCTCGACAGGATGGAGCTTTCGATTCCTGAACTTCGGGAGCGCATTAAACATGTTGCCGAGAAGACTTTTGATGATGAAGTGAAATCTTTGCCGATTGACGAAGTGATTGGCGAGATTATCGATATAGAATTGGACAATAAAGCCATTTCGATTTTTGATGTCAAACCGGAACACGTTTTCCAGCGCAATAGAATTGCCAGGGGTCATCATCTGTTTGCACAGGCGAATTCCTTGGCGGTAGCGGTGATGAACGAAGAATTGGCGTTGACGGTGAAATCGGAATTGCAATTTTTGAAGCCGGTTAAAGCCGGGCAGCGGGTCGTCGCGAAAGCGCAAGTGACCGACAGGCAGCCCCAAAAGCACCGCGCGTTCGTCAAAGTGGTGTCGACGGTTGACCAGGCAGTAGTTTTTATCGGGACATTTGAAATGTACCGCATGACTGAACAAAGTGAAGGTGACAATTCGTGA
- the rnc gene encoding ribonuclease III, with the protein MAMKRKPKHTKQMALKESAKQAFEQLQKELDIQFEQPALLQQAFTHSSYVNEHRRRQFTDNERLEFLGDAVLELSVSHFLYMKYPEMAEGELTKLRASIVCEPSLVLFANELGFGKYILLGKGEELTGGRTRPALLADVFESFVGALYLDQGLEKVVAFLEVVLFPKVEVGAFSHAMDYKSQLQELVQQKNTGTLNYEIIEEKGPAHSRIFVTRVSLGDQELGLGDGRSKKEAEQKAAQLAILKLQETAED; encoded by the coding sequence ATGGCGATGAAACGAAAACCGAAACACACCAAACAAATGGCGCTTAAAGAAAGCGCGAAACAGGCATTTGAGCAATTGCAAAAAGAGCTGGACATCCAGTTTGAACAACCTGCCCTTCTGCAGCAGGCATTTACCCATTCATCTTATGTGAATGAGCATCGAAGAAGACAATTCACGGACAATGAGCGCCTGGAATTTTTAGGCGACGCCGTATTGGAATTGTCGGTATCGCATTTCCTCTATATGAAATATCCCGAAATGGCGGAAGGCGAACTGACCAAACTTCGCGCATCGATCGTATGCGAGCCGTCTCTTGTCCTATTCGCCAACGAACTGGGCTTTGGCAAATACATTCTGCTCGGCAAAGGCGAGGAATTGACAGGAGGCAGAACGCGCCCAGCACTTCTTGCGGACGTTTTCGAATCATTCGTCGGAGCGCTTTATTTGGATCAGGGACTGGAGAAGGTCGTGGCCTTTTTAGAGGTAGTGCTATTCCCGAAAGTGGAAGTCGGTGCTTTTTCTCATGCGATGGATTATAAAAGCCAATTGCAGGAGCTGGTGCAGCAGAAAAATACCGGCACCTTGAATTATGAAATCATCGAAGAAAAGGGTCCTGCACATAGCCGGATTTTTGTGACGCGCGTTTCTTTGGGCGACCAGGAACTGGGTCTAGGCGACGGGCGCTCCAAAAAAGAAGCGGAGCAGAAGGCAGCGCAGCTTGCCATCCTTAAATTGCAGGAAACAGCGGAGGATTGA